One Prosthecochloris marina DNA segment encodes these proteins:
- a CDS encoding aspartate carbamoyltransferase catalytic subunit — translation MKDLTGLSGISAGRIIEILDKAAVHKDLFLNTENVIPRTLQGKRIVLAFFENSTRTRFSFEIAARNLGAVTLNFSASSSSVSKGESIVDTIKNLEAMQVDAFVIRHPSSGSAEQISRITDKHVVNAGDGIHEHPTQALLDIFTLRNYFGSLQGAKIMILGDILHSRVARSNIFGLTTLGAQVGICSPVSLLPADTNSLGVNVFTSIDDAIRWADAAIVLRLQLERTTGGYLPSLEDYSLNYGLTDERLEKIRKHMLVLHPGPINREIEISSNVADRIQPPGYSKSVLLEQVTNGVAVRTAVLEMLLGGATTKTH, via the coding sequence TTGAAAGACCTCACTGGATTATCCGGAATATCGGCGGGCAGAATAATTGAGATTCTCGACAAGGCCGCTGTTCATAAAGACCTGTTTCTGAATACTGAAAACGTTATACCCAGAACGCTGCAAGGCAAACGCATTGTTCTGGCATTTTTTGAAAACTCGACAAGAACAAGATTTTCTTTCGAAATAGCAGCACGCAACCTCGGAGCCGTCACCCTTAATTTCAGCGCCTCTTCAAGCAGTGTCAGCAAAGGGGAAAGTATTGTAGATACCATAAAAAACCTGGAAGCAATGCAGGTTGATGCATTTGTCATTCGTCATCCTTCTTCCGGGTCAGCCGAACAGATAAGCCGCATAACCGATAAACATGTTGTAAACGCGGGTGACGGAATACATGAACATCCCACACAGGCACTGCTTGACATATTTACATTACGAAACTATTTCGGGTCGTTGCAAGGCGCCAAAATCATGATCCTTGGTGATATCCTGCACAGCCGCGTAGCCCGGTCGAATATTTTCGGCCTTACCACACTCGGCGCGCAAGTCGGGATCTGCAGCCCTGTATCGCTTCTTCCTGCCGATACGAATTCTCTTGGCGTAAACGTTTTCACCTCCATAGACGATGCCATAAGGTGGGCTGATGCCGCAATTGTGCTCCGATTGCAACTGGAAAGAACAACCGGCGGCTATCTGCCATCTCTCGAAGATTACTCACTGAACTACGGTCTCACCGATGAACGGCTCGAGAAAATCCGCAAGCATATGCTTGTCCTTCACCCCGGCCCGATCAACAGAGAGATCGAGATATCAAGCAACGTTGCTGACCGCATCCAACCACCGGGTTACTCGAAAAGTGTGCTCCTTGAACAGGTAACCAATGGAGTTGCTGTCAGAACCGCTGTCCTGGAAATGCTGCTTGGCGGAGCAACAACAAAAACACATTAA
- a CDS encoding DUF4212 domain-containing protein: MEKGKLQEYWSTNLKYLIGLLVVWFVVSYGFGILLAEPLNTIRFPEWTGGGGFKLGFWFAQQGSIYVFVILIFVYVSLMNRLDKKYDVHED, encoded by the coding sequence ATGGAAAAAGGAAAACTACAGGAGTACTGGTCAACAAACCTCAAGTATCTGATAGGGCTGCTTGTTGTATGGTTTGTTGTCTCTTACGGCTTCGGAATTTTACTTGCCGAACCACTCAATACCATCCGCTTTCCTGAATGGACAGGTGGAGGCGGCTTCAAACTGGGATTCTGGTTTGCCCAGCAGGGCTCCATCTATGTGTTTGTTATCCTGATTTTCGTTTATGTCAGCCTGATGAACCGGCTGGATAAAAAGTATGACGTACACGAAGATTAA
- the hypB gene encoding hydrogenase nickel incorporation protein HypB — MCDTCGCSSGNGAVIYKPGDAAYHVHVGDDGHAHHHVSGNHDHANSRQVMVEQDVLLQNNLLAERNRGFFEAKNVLALNFLSSPGSGKTSLLEKTVPFIKPDCQISVIEGDQQTTRDAERIQALDIPVLQVNTGTGCHLDALMINRAVKEMNLADNSLLCIENVGNLVCPALFDLGEAMKIVVISVTEGDDKPLKYPTMFVEADICILNKTDLLPYVPFDAAVCRENASRVNHKLEWFELSAATGEGFDAWIGWLKSKLKKD; from the coding sequence ATGTGTGATACTTGTGGATGTTCATCCGGCAATGGTGCCGTTATCTATAAGCCAGGCGATGCTGCATATCATGTTCATGTCGGTGACGACGGTCACGCTCATCATCATGTTTCCGGAAATCATGATCATGCCAATAGCCGCCAGGTGATGGTTGAGCAGGATGTATTATTGCAGAATAATCTCCTTGCCGAAAGAAACCGGGGGTTTTTTGAGGCGAAGAATGTGCTTGCGCTCAATTTTCTGAGCTCACCAGGCTCGGGAAAAACTTCTTTGCTCGAGAAAACCGTTCCGTTCATAAAGCCGGATTGTCAAATCAGTGTTATTGAAGGCGATCAGCAGACAACGAGGGATGCCGAACGGATTCAGGCTCTCGATATCCCCGTTTTACAGGTTAATACCGGCACCGGGTGCCATCTCGATGCGCTGATGATAAACCGGGCGGTCAAAGAGATGAATCTTGCAGACAACTCTCTTCTTTGTATCGAGAATGTCGGTAACCTCGTCTGTCCTGCGTTGTTCGATCTTGGGGAGGCAATGAAAATCGTTGTGATCAGTGTAACGGAAGGGGATGACAAGCCGCTGAAATATCCAACGATGTTTGTCGAGGCCGATATCTGTATTTTGAACAAAACCGATTTGCTGCCGTATGTTCCCTTCGATGCAGCAGTATGCAGGGAAAATGCTTCGAGGGTCAACCATAAGCTTGAATGGTTCGAGCTTTCCGCGGCGACGGGTGAAGGTTTTGATGCATGGATAGGATGGCTGAAGTCAAAGCTGAAAAAAGACTGA
- the uvrC gene encoding excinuclease ABC subunit UvrC has protein sequence MPNSADQRKNQNAKAELEKKVAALPSNPGIYQFKNSRGNVIYVGKAKSLRSRVRSYFGNSNQLYGKTRILVNHIADLEVIITSSEVEALILENNLIKQLKPRYNINLKDDKTYPYLVITKEPFPRIFITRHVKKDGSTYFGPYTEARQLRSVLELISSIFQVRSCKLKLSEENIRQKKFTVCLDYHIHKCKGPCEGFQSEAEYNAMIDEVIRLLKGKTSELVRSLSKEMRRCAEQLKFEEAAELKMQIDGLKKYAERQKVVTNDQVDRDVFAIARQGDDACGIVFKIREGKLLGSQRMYFSNTEEEPTANLLSKFLEKYYLETPDLIPQEIFTQAALPAENQKALHSLLSNPKKQDTSVIKSIRFITPQRGEKAKLVEMCQENARHHLQEYLIEKQKRGEIAREHPALKALQETLYLEHLPKRIECFDNSHFQGSDYTSSMVCFTDGKPRKSEYRKFKLRSIEGSDDYAAMHEALVRRYSGKLSKELPIPDLIVIDGGKGQVNIARKTLTELQINVPVIGLAKRLEEIYLPGIGDPFNLPKTSPALKLLQRLRDEAHRFAISYHRKLRTTRTLKTSLTDIPGIGEKSAMKLLEHFGSTEQISHASQEQLQTVIGPKMAESVIKFFYERNKPKKNGGT, from the coding sequence ATGCCAAATTCCGCTGATCAGAGAAAAAATCAGAACGCGAAAGCAGAGCTTGAGAAAAAAGTCGCCGCCCTGCCGTCCAACCCTGGCATTTACCAGTTTAAAAACTCCAGGGGAAACGTTATCTACGTTGGGAAAGCAAAAAGTCTGCGTTCAAGAGTCCGTTCATATTTCGGCAACAGCAACCAGTTATATGGAAAAACCCGAATTCTCGTCAATCATATTGCTGATCTCGAGGTCATCATAACCTCTTCCGAAGTCGAAGCGCTTATTCTCGAAAACAATCTCATCAAGCAGCTCAAGCCTCGCTACAACATCAATCTCAAGGATGACAAAACGTATCCTTACCTGGTAATAACCAAGGAACCTTTTCCGAGAATATTCATTACCCGGCATGTAAAAAAAGACGGTTCGACATATTTCGGACCCTACACCGAAGCCCGGCAACTTCGTTCAGTGCTCGAGCTGATCAGTTCGATATTTCAGGTCAGGAGTTGCAAGCTCAAGCTGAGTGAAGAGAATATCCGGCAAAAAAAATTCACGGTTTGTCTGGACTACCACATTCACAAATGCAAGGGACCGTGTGAAGGGTTTCAGTCTGAAGCGGAATACAATGCTATGATCGATGAAGTTATCAGACTGCTGAAAGGCAAAACCTCCGAACTGGTCCGCTCACTGAGTAAAGAGATGCGACGATGCGCCGAACAACTCAAGTTCGAAGAGGCTGCCGAGCTGAAAATGCAGATTGACGGTTTGAAAAAATATGCTGAACGTCAGAAAGTTGTCACAAACGATCAGGTTGACCGTGACGTTTTCGCAATAGCAAGGCAAGGAGACGACGCATGTGGAATCGTCTTTAAAATTCGAGAAGGCAAACTGCTCGGGTCTCAGAGAATGTATTTCTCAAATACAGAAGAAGAACCAACTGCTAACCTGCTGTCGAAATTCCTTGAAAAATACTACCTGGAAACTCCGGACCTTATTCCACAGGAAATTTTCACGCAGGCCGCTCTACCGGCAGAGAACCAAAAAGCTCTTCACTCGCTGCTTTCCAATCCAAAAAAACAAGATACATCCGTCATCAAATCGATACGCTTCATAACTCCGCAGAGAGGAGAAAAGGCCAAACTTGTGGAGATGTGTCAGGAAAATGCCCGCCATCACTTACAGGAATATCTGATAGAAAAACAAAAGCGCGGTGAAATTGCTCGGGAACATCCTGCTCTCAAAGCCCTGCAAGAAACACTCTATCTCGAACACTTGCCCAAAAGAATCGAATGTTTCGACAACTCTCATTTTCAAGGCAGTGACTACACCAGTTCAATGGTATGCTTTACCGATGGAAAACCAAGAAAGTCCGAATACAGAAAATTCAAACTGCGGAGTATTGAAGGCTCCGACGACTATGCAGCCATGCACGAGGCACTGGTACGCCGTTACAGCGGGAAACTCTCGAAAGAGCTTCCGATCCCTGACCTTATTGTAATTGATGGTGGAAAAGGCCAGGTTAACATTGCCAGGAAAACTCTCACTGAATTGCAAATCAACGTGCCGGTAATCGGCCTTGCAAAACGTCTTGAAGAAATCTATCTGCCCGGAATCGGTGATCCATTTAATCTTCCCAAGACTTCACCAGCGCTCAAGCTCTTGCAGCGATTACGCGATGAAGCTCACCGCTTCGCGATAAGCTACCATCGAAAACTGCGAACAACACGCACCCTTAAAACGTCTCTGACCGATATTCCGGGTATAGGGGAGAAAAGCGCTATGAAGCTTCTGGAACATTTTGGTTCGACCGAACAGATTTCACATGCTTCTCAGGAACAACTCCAGACAGTAATCGGACCCAAAATGGCAGAATCCGTCATAAAATTTTTCTATGAGAGGAACAAACCCAAAAAAAACGGTGGCACATAA
- the hypF gene encoding carbamoyltransferase HypF → MAEVKAEKRLRFFVNGVVQGVGFRPFVFRLAKEAGFSGFIRNTSLGVCVEVQSSSIEKLGLFSRELFEKAPPLAKISSCEIAEIALEEESDFFIVPSDDTGAVQTMVSPDFGVCDDCREELLDVSNRRYAYPFINCTNCGPRYTIIEKVPYDRPYTSMRQFTMCPDCEAEYRDPVNRRFHAQPNACPDCGPVLSMLDLNGKTVDCIDPLGFALDMLRKGLIVAVKGIGGFHLAVDAFDAAAVRRLRKRKRREEKPFALMAKDIETAERFCIINDEERRTLLSPEAPVVLLKKKGACFSDDIAPGNDRLGIMLPYSPLHVLMMERGPSVLVMTSANCSDEPIVIENSEAVERLGGIADGYLMHNRPIYLRCDDSVTVHMSGKIRPIRRSRGYAPAPVLLSAGGPPVFATGAEIKNTVCLLKGDNAIVSQHIGDLKNYEAYSHFLKVTEHLQDIFRVSPELRVCDMHPSYLSTRWAWEQKDMPLLQVQHHHAHLASCLAENRCDDPVIGVILDGAGYGTDGTSWGGEVLIGNAAEVFRFASFEPVPLPGGDAAVSHPWKVAVGYLSCCFDTLPELDFLKNEDTSGVTQLLEKGINSPLTTSCGRLFDAVAALTGLRKDVSYEGQAAIELMQAAGTAEGEPYSCETVPAGNDRWIISLSPVIHGVVDDVRTGRSVSSISRNFHATLVALLCTVIEKAAAFSGIRKVALSGGVFQNIVLFEALVSKLEKKGYTVLAHALVPCNDGGISLGQAVIGREYLKGKYKGVV, encoded by the coding sequence ATGGCTGAAGTCAAAGCTGAAAAAAGACTGAGATTCTTCGTCAATGGCGTTGTGCAGGGGGTCGGGTTCAGGCCCTTTGTTTTCCGTCTTGCGAAAGAGGCCGGCTTCAGTGGTTTTATACGCAATACTTCTTTGGGGGTCTGCGTAGAGGTACAAAGCAGCAGTATCGAGAAGCTTGGTCTTTTCAGCCGGGAACTTTTCGAGAAAGCCCCTCCTCTTGCAAAAATTTCATCGTGTGAGATAGCGGAGATTGCTTTGGAAGAGGAGAGCGATTTTTTCATTGTTCCCTCCGATGACACAGGGGCAGTTCAGACGATGGTATCTCCGGATTTTGGGGTTTGCGATGATTGCAGGGAAGAGCTGCTTGACGTTTCCAACCGGAGGTATGCGTATCCTTTCATCAATTGCACCAACTGCGGGCCGCGCTATACCATTATAGAAAAGGTTCCTTACGATCGCCCCTATACTTCGATGAGGCAGTTCACGATGTGTCCTGATTGTGAGGCCGAGTATCGGGATCCGGTGAACAGAAGATTCCACGCTCAACCAAACGCATGTCCTGATTGTGGGCCGGTTCTCAGCATGCTCGATCTGAACGGTAAAACGGTCGACTGCATCGATCCTTTGGGGTTTGCTCTCGACATGCTTCGAAAAGGCCTGATCGTTGCGGTGAAAGGCATCGGTGGATTCCATCTTGCCGTGGACGCTTTCGATGCTGCCGCTGTTCGCCGTCTGAGAAAAAGAAAAAGGAGGGAGGAAAAGCCTTTCGCCTTGATGGCAAAGGATATTGAAACTGCTGAAAGGTTCTGCATAATCAATGATGAAGAGCGCCGGACTCTTCTTTCGCCGGAAGCGCCGGTTGTTCTTCTGAAAAAAAAAGGTGCTTGTTTTTCAGATGATATTGCACCGGGAAACGATCGCTTGGGTATCATGCTGCCGTATTCGCCTCTCCATGTTTTGATGATGGAACGAGGGCCCTCGGTTCTTGTCATGACCAGCGCAAATTGTTCCGATGAGCCCATCGTTATTGAAAACAGCGAAGCAGTCGAGCGGCTTGGCGGAATTGCCGACGGTTATCTTATGCACAATCGCCCGATTTATCTCAGGTGCGACGATTCCGTAACGGTTCATATGTCGGGAAAAATACGGCCAATAAGACGTAGCCGAGGATATGCTCCCGCTCCGGTTTTACTTTCTGCGGGCGGTCCGCCGGTTTTTGCCACGGGAGCCGAAATAAAGAATACTGTTTGCCTGCTTAAAGGGGATAATGCAATAGTGAGCCAGCATATCGGAGATCTGAAAAATTACGAGGCTTACAGCCATTTCCTGAAAGTTACCGAGCACCTTCAGGATATTTTTCGAGTTTCTCCTGAATTAAGGGTTTGCGATATGCACCCGTCCTACCTATCGACCCGCTGGGCTTGGGAGCAGAAAGATATGCCGCTCTTGCAGGTGCAGCACCATCATGCCCATCTTGCATCTTGTCTGGCTGAGAACCGCTGTGATGATCCTGTTATCGGTGTTATTCTCGATGGAGCAGGGTATGGAACCGACGGGACAAGCTGGGGGGGAGAAGTGTTGATAGGAAACGCAGCCGAGGTTTTTCGTTTTGCCTCTTTTGAGCCGGTTCCGTTACCCGGTGGCGATGCCGCGGTGTCCCATCCCTGGAAGGTTGCAGTCGGGTACCTTTCCTGTTGTTTCGACACTCTTCCCGAGCTTGATTTTCTGAAGAACGAGGATACTTCAGGTGTCACTCAATTACTTGAAAAAGGTATCAATTCTCCTCTGACAACAAGCTGTGGGCGGCTTTTCGATGCTGTTGCCGCTTTAACCGGGCTGCGGAAGGATGTCAGTTATGAGGGGCAAGCGGCAATTGAGCTCATGCAAGCGGCCGGAACAGCCGAGGGGGAGCCTTACTCATGTGAAACGGTTCCAGCTGGTAACGACAGATGGATTATTTCGCTTTCACCTGTGATTCACGGCGTTGTCGATGATGTTCGTACAGGCAGGAGCGTTTCTTCCATCAGCAGAAATTTTCATGCTACACTTGTCGCTTTGTTGTGCACTGTCATAGAGAAAGCCGCAGCTTTTTCAGGAATTCGCAAGGTGGCGCTCAGTGGAGGAGTTTTTCAGAACATAGTGCTTTTCGAAGCTCTTGTTTCAAAACTCGAGAAAAAAGGTTATACAGTTCTTGCCCATGCTCTGGTGCCTTGTAATGATGGAGGTATTTCTCTCGGACAGGCGGTGATCGGCAGGGAGTACCTCAAGGGCAAGTATAAAGGGGTCGTGTGA
- a CDS encoding tetratricopeptide repeat protein — protein sequence MSFLDFFDEGGNYDTNGFFGKVQLDDLDLTSIYDSEQLIEIINQFNDEGKHQDALTVARHLAEIASYNAESWFHLGNCLTVNGFFDDAKEAFAKAALLSPADSEMMLNLALAHFNTADYQAAFEKLDSIIFDSSLEKELYFYRGLILQKLERYTESEKYLEKCLDLEPDFTEAWYELAFCKDVLGKMEESSACYQKTIDQDPYNINAWYNKGLVLSKLKKYDEALECYDMAIAIADDFSSAWYNRANVLAITGKIEEAAESYLKTIEFEPDDINALYNLGIAYEELEEYDSAISHYSRCIELKPDFADAWFALACCYEADKAYDKALQSINHALEYIPGSVDFLLLKAETYYNMEQLDFSIQTYEKILELEAESPQIWVDYALVLREASLYTESINALEKSLQLQPQSAEAHFEIAATYFALGDKKSTISALTKAFTIDPGKKQLFKSTFPELYNQDSIRKILGII from the coding sequence ATGAGCTTCCTTGACTTCTTTGATGAAGGCGGCAATTACGACACGAATGGTTTTTTCGGAAAAGTTCAACTTGACGATCTCGATTTAACATCCATATACGATAGTGAGCAACTGATAGAGATAATCAATCAGTTCAATGATGAGGGAAAACATCAGGACGCACTGACTGTCGCCCGTCATTTAGCCGAAATCGCTTCCTATAATGCCGAATCATGGTTTCATTTAGGAAACTGTTTGACTGTAAACGGTTTTTTTGATGATGCAAAGGAAGCGTTCGCCAAAGCTGCTCTGCTCAGTCCAGCGGACAGTGAAATGATGCTGAACCTTGCTCTTGCACATTTCAATACTGCTGATTATCAAGCGGCTTTTGAAAAACTTGACTCCATTATTTTTGACTCATCCCTCGAAAAAGAGCTTTACTTTTACCGGGGCCTGATTCTGCAGAAGCTGGAACGCTACACAGAGTCTGAAAAATACCTGGAAAAATGTCTTGATCTTGAACCTGATTTTACCGAAGCCTGGTACGAACTGGCATTCTGCAAGGATGTTCTTGGAAAAATGGAGGAAAGCTCTGCCTGCTATCAAAAAACCATCGACCAGGACCCTTATAACATCAATGCCTGGTACAATAAGGGACTTGTCCTCAGTAAACTTAAAAAATACGACGAAGCCCTTGAGTGTTACGATATGGCCATCGCTATCGCTGATGATTTCAGTTCCGCATGGTACAATCGGGCAAACGTGCTGGCAATAACCGGTAAAATAGAAGAAGCTGCTGAAAGTTACCTTAAAACCATCGAGTTCGAACCTGACGACATCAATGCTCTTTACAACCTCGGGATCGCTTACGAAGAACTTGAAGAATATGATAGCGCTATTTCCCATTACTCGCGCTGTATAGAACTGAAACCGGACTTTGCCGATGCATGGTTTGCTCTCGCCTGTTGTTATGAAGCCGACAAAGCCTACGACAAGGCGTTACAATCCATCAATCATGCACTCGAGTATATTCCGGGATCGGTCGATTTTCTTCTGTTGAAAGCCGAGACCTATTATAATATGGAGCAACTGGATTTTTCGATTCAAACGTATGAGAAAATCCTTGAGCTGGAAGCCGAATCGCCACAAATATGGGTTGATTACGCTCTTGTTCTTCGAGAAGCGTCGTTATATACTGAATCCATCAATGCTCTCGAAAAATCACTGCAGCTTCAGCCACAGTCTGCAGAAGCGCATTTTGAAATAGCCGCCACCTATTTCGCTCTCGGTGATAAAAAAAGCACCATCAGCGCATTGACAAAAGCGTTCACCATCGACCCCGGGAAAAAACAACTTTTCAAAAGCACTTTTCCCGAGCTGTACAATCAGGACTCCATTCGCAAAATACTTGGCATAATTTGA
- a CDS encoding DUF1207 domain-containing protein, which yields MRKVYVTPIILLILFLSAQTTFAGPTLRTMFTPLLADPLEPRIAVMPWLDDDFLQLDIGTSADLYQSKDNRFAFGIDFATFSLLGRDDNFKFPVDTIDYLFGVSFSWKHPLKNENLPFDDLSARLRISHISAHFEDGHYDEEADEWINEDDCPFGIPFTYSREFINLVLALSSENYRVYLGYQYLFHTIPDDISRHSLQAGLELSTPGNTYLAADFKLLPEWDDELDKTDGFHGTWNLQAGWKLTGLGLENVRIAYNYYNGLSRHGMYFYDDESFSSLGFIVDL from the coding sequence ATGCGAAAAGTCTATGTCACGCCGATCATTTTATTGATTCTCTTTCTATCCGCTCAAACAACATTTGCCGGTCCGACATTACGGACAATGTTCACGCCCTTGCTTGCAGATCCTCTTGAACCCCGAATTGCGGTCATGCCATGGCTCGATGACGATTTCCTTCAGCTTGACATCGGCACCTCCGCAGATCTGTACCAGAGTAAAGACAATCGTTTCGCTTTTGGCATCGACTTCGCGACATTCTCTCTCCTGGGAAGAGACGATAATTTCAAGTTTCCGGTAGATACCATCGATTACCTTTTCGGGGTAAGCTTTTCCTGGAAACACCCTTTAAAGAATGAAAACCTGCCGTTCGATGATCTCTCGGCAAGGCTCCGTATCAGCCATATCTCGGCTCACTTCGAAGACGGGCACTACGACGAAGAAGCCGATGAGTGGATAAACGAGGATGATTGCCCTTTCGGTATCCCGTTCACCTACAGCCGTGAGTTCATAAACCTCGTCCTTGCTCTCTCTTCGGAAAACTACCGGGTCTATCTCGGCTATCAATACCTATTCCATACCATACCCGACGACATCAGCCGCCATTCGCTTCAGGCGGGCCTGGAACTTTCAACCCCTGGCAACACCTACCTGGCAGCGGATTTCAAGTTGCTTCCCGAATGGGATGACGAACTCGATAAAACCGACGGATTCCATGGAACCTGGAACCTTCAGGCAGGCTGGAAACTTACCGGCCTCGGTCTTGAAAATGTCCGTATCGCATATAATTATTATAACGGACTGAGCCGTCACGGTATGTATTTTTACGACGATGAAAGTTTCAGCTCTCTCGGGTTTATTGTAGATCTATGA
- the hypA gene encoding hydrogenase maturation nickel metallochaperone HypA: MHEMSIALSIIDAVVAKAEQEQSRKVSEIELEVGRVSGVQPESLKFCFSAAAKNTIVDGADLAIHEIEPVGKCQECGKSFPVSDVYAKCEVCGSLNVRIISGRELLIKSITLE; encoded by the coding sequence ATGCATGAAATGTCGATAGCGCTATCTATTATAGATGCCGTAGTTGCAAAAGCCGAACAGGAACAATCCCGAAAGGTCAGTGAGATCGAGCTGGAAGTCGGCAGGGTTTCGGGGGTTCAGCCCGAATCACTGAAATTCTGTTTTTCCGCGGCTGCGAAAAACACTATTGTCGATGGGGCCGATCTTGCAATTCATGAAATAGAGCCTGTTGGAAAATGCCAGGAGTGCGGTAAGAGTTTTCCTGTCAGTGATGTGTATGCGAAATGTGAAGTCTGCGGGTCTTTGAATGTCAGAATTATTTCCGGCAGGGAACTGTTGATCAAATCGATTACGCTTGAGTAG
- a CDS encoding sodium:solute symporter family protein → MDVQAWTYLIVGLTFALYIGIAIWAKAGSTKEFYVAGAGVPPLANGMATAADWMSAASFISMAGLISFMGYDGSIYLMGWTGGYVLLALLLAPYLRKFGKFTVPDFVGDRYYSNAARTVAVICAIFVSFTYVAGQMRGVGVVFSRFLEVPINIGILIGMGIVFFYAVLGGMKGITYTQVAQYCVLIFAYMVPAIFISMLIAGTPLPQQGFGSMLTDGSGYLLDKLDGLHQELGFAAYTDGSKPMIDVFFITFALMVGTAGLPHVIVRFFTVPKVRDARISAGWALLFIALLYTTAPAVAAFARYNLINTVSNTQYAELPSWFKTWEGTGLIAWVDKNDDGAIQYVNGKAFAGKPVFTEGEGADGQRLISNEPTDNANELYIDRDIMVLANPEIANLPAWVIALIAAGGLAAALSTAAGLLLVISTSVAHDLIKKQINPDLNEKSEVMIARIAVAFAVLIAGYFGINPPGFVAQVVAFAFGLAASSFFPVIILGIFYKRMNKEGAIAGMLTGITFTAAYIIYFKFINPAANVSENWFLGISPEGIGTVGMIINFAVSFIVAKITPAPPEDIQELVDSLRYPKGAGEASMH, encoded by the coding sequence ATGGATGTACAAGCGTGGACGTACCTTATTGTCGGCTTGACATTTGCACTCTATATCGGGATCGCGATATGGGCAAAGGCCGGATCTACAAAAGAGTTTTATGTCGCCGGCGCAGGCGTTCCCCCTCTTGCAAACGGCATGGCTACAGCAGCTGACTGGATGTCGGCAGCTTCATTCATTTCAATGGCCGGCCTTATATCCTTCATGGGTTACGACGGCTCCATCTATCTGATGGGCTGGACAGGCGGGTACGTGTTACTTGCCCTGCTTCTTGCCCCTTATCTCAGAAAGTTCGGAAAGTTTACCGTTCCCGATTTTGTAGGGGATCGCTACTACTCCAACGCGGCAAGAACCGTTGCGGTTATCTGTGCGATTTTTGTCTCGTTCACTTACGTTGCAGGCCAGATGCGCGGTGTAGGAGTGGTATTCTCGAGGTTCCTTGAAGTGCCGATCAACATCGGTATTCTCATCGGTATGGGTATTGTGTTTTTCTATGCGGTTCTCGGCGGCATGAAAGGCATCACCTATACCCAGGTTGCCCAGTATTGTGTGCTTATTTTCGCATATATGGTCCCGGCAATATTTATCTCAATGCTGATCGCAGGTACTCCTCTTCCTCAACAGGGTTTCGGCAGCATGCTTACCGACGGTAGCGGCTATCTGCTCGACAAGCTTGACGGCCTACACCAGGAACTCGGTTTTGCGGCCTATACCGATGGAAGCAAACCCATGATCGACGTCTTCTTCATCACCTTTGCATTGATGGTTGGAACCGCCGGACTCCCGCATGTTATCGTGCGCTTCTTCACGGTACCTAAAGTACGTGATGCCCGTATTTCAGCAGGCTGGGCGTTGCTCTTCATAGCTCTGCTGTACACCACCGCTCCGGCGGTTGCGGCATTTGCGCGCTATAACCTTATCAATACCGTAAGCAACACACAGTACGCCGAGCTCCCCTCATGGTTCAAAACCTGGGAAGGCACCGGCCTCATTGCCTGGGTAGACAAAAACGATGACGGAGCCATCCAGTATGTCAACGGCAAGGCTTTCGCCGGCAAACCGGTTTTTACAGAAGGTGAAGGTGCAGACGGCCAACGGCTTATCTCGAACGAACCAACCGACAACGCAAACGAACTGTATATCGACCGGGACATCATGGTCCTGGCAAACCCTGAAATCGCCAATCTTCCGGCCTGGGTTATCGCGCTTATCGCAGCAGGCGGGCTTGCTGCAGCGCTGTCTACGGCGGCCGGTCTGCTTCTGGTCATCTCGACATCCGTCGCGCATGACCTGATAAAGAAACAGATCAATCCAGACCTGAACGAGAAATCGGAAGTTATGATAGCCCGCATCGCCGTCGCCTTTGCAGTGCTTATAGCCGGTTACTTCGGCATCAATCCTCCGGGCTTCGTCGCGCAGGTTGTTGCTTTCGCATTCGGTCTTGCTGCATCATCGTTCTTCCCGGTCATCATCCTCGGTATTTTCTACAAACGGATGAACAAGGAAGGCGCGATTGCAGGTATGTTAACCGGCATTACCTTTACCGCCGCGTACATTATTTATTTCAAATTCATCAACCCGGCTGCGAATGTTTCTGAAAACTGGTTCCTCGGCATTTCACCTGAAGGAATCGGTACAGTGGGGATGATTATCAACTTCGCCGTAAGCTTCATTGTTGCAAAAATCACTCCGGCACCACCTGAAGATATTCAGGAACTGGTCGACAGCCTCAGGTATCCAAAAGGGGCAGGAGAAGCCTCCATGCACTGA